The Methylomagnum ishizawai genome has a window encoding:
- the casA gene encoding type I-E CRISPR-associated protein Cse1/CasA, with amino-acid sequence MNLLTDPVFRVQAAGGNDATTLPGLLALLGQDRVESLPGLQRHQEDAFHMFLCYLAGAALVGAGADDPRQTADFWRAALRTMAGRGNDSAWSLLVADPTQPGFMQPPLASPEEFEREFKTERQTPDAIDVLLTAKNHDIKATKSLSPSPDEWAYALVSLQTMSGYILKHQGIARMNSGLGSRACVSVVYGETLGHRWERDTRKLLALRPDLLRAPWPYRADGLVLTWLHAWNRKTSLDLDQLDPFFIEVSRGVRLVWQEGRIVARTATEQAPRINAKAHNGVLGDPWIPINRNDPKKGESALTVGASGFTPELLRNLLFEDGFELAPMQRPDQGRDHQPVQFTASVLVRGQGTTDGFRTAQIPIPAPAARRVFQQGPERERLARLSKTALTDAAELQNRALKPAVLSLLQAGSDRIDFEKREITAWWQQSARRYANAWGAVFFVWLWEAGESDSDAEALRNWHLRLKDCAWNALLEGITSYPGREGRRYRARIRSENIFQRNLLKLFPELKELPHDPDPAAAVSTRHHGGCAGPNLSLP; translated from the coding sequence ATGAACCTTCTAACCGACCCCGTATTCAGGGTCCAGGCCGCGGGTGGCAACGACGCCACGACCCTGCCCGGCCTGCTGGCGCTGCTCGGGCAGGACCGGGTGGAATCCCTGCCCGGCCTACAGCGGCATCAGGAAGACGCTTTCCACATGTTCCTGTGCTATCTGGCCGGGGCGGCGCTGGTGGGTGCCGGGGCGGACGACCCACGGCAAACGGCGGATTTCTGGCGGGCAGCGCTCAGGACCATGGCCGGGCGCGGCAACGATAGCGCCTGGTCGCTGCTGGTGGCCGACCCCACCCAGCCGGGTTTCATGCAGCCCCCGCTGGCTTCCCCGGAGGAGTTCGAGCGCGAATTCAAGACCGAGCGCCAGACCCCGGACGCCATCGACGTGCTGCTCACCGCCAAGAACCACGATATCAAAGCCACCAAATCGCTCTCGCCCAGCCCGGACGAATGGGCCTACGCCTTGGTCAGCCTGCAAACCATGTCCGGCTACATCCTCAAGCACCAAGGCATCGCCCGCATGAACAGCGGCCTCGGCAGCCGGGCCTGCGTCTCGGTGGTCTACGGCGAAACCCTGGGCCACCGCTGGGAACGCGATACCCGCAAGCTATTGGCCCTGCGCCCCGATTTGCTCCGCGCCCCCTGGCCCTACCGCGCCGACGGCCTGGTGCTGACCTGGCTGCACGCCTGGAACCGCAAGACCAGCCTCGACCTCGACCAGCTCGACCCCTTCTTCATCGAAGTCTCGCGCGGGGTGCGGCTGGTGTGGCAGGAAGGCCGCATCGTCGCCCGCACCGCCACCGAGCAAGCCCCGCGCATCAACGCCAAGGCCCATAACGGCGTGCTGGGCGACCCCTGGATTCCCATCAACCGCAACGACCCCAAGAAGGGCGAATCGGCCCTGACCGTGGGCGCGTCCGGTTTCACGCCGGAACTGCTGCGCAACCTCTTGTTCGAGGACGGCTTCGAACTCGCCCCCATGCAGCGCCCCGACCAGGGCCGCGACCACCAGCCGGTGCAATTCACCGCCTCGGTCCTGGTCCGGGGCCAGGGTACCACCGATGGCTTCCGCACCGCCCAAATCCCCATCCCCGCCCCCGCCGCCCGGCGGGTGTTCCAGCAAGGCCCGGAGCGCGAGCGGCTGGCCCGCCTCAGCAAGACCGCCCTGACCGACGCCGCCGAACTCCAGAACCGCGCCCTGAAACCGGCGGTGTTGTCCCTCTTGCAGGCGGGTTCGGACCGCATCGATTTCGAGAAGCGCGAAATCACCGCCTGGTGGCAGCAAAGCGCCCGCCGCTACGCCAACGCCTGGGGCGCGGTGTTCTTTGTCTGGCTATGGGAAGCGGGCGAATCGGACTCCGACGCCGAGGCCCTGCGCAACTGGCATCTCAGGCTCAAGGACTGCGCTTGGAACGCGCTGCTCGAAGGCATCACCAGCTATCCCGGTCGCGAAGGCCGCCGCTACCGGGCGCGGATCCGCTCGGAAAACATCTTCCAGCGCAACCTGCTCAAACTATTCCCCGAATTGAAGGAGCTTCCGCATGACCCCGACCCCGCCGCAGCCGTTTCCACCCGCCACCACGGT
- a CDS encoding tryptophan--tRNA ligase, which translates to MSSQSIVLTGITTTGTPHLGNYVGAIRPAIEASHRHDVLPFYFLADYHALIKCQDPERVNRSTLEIAATWLALGLDTANAVFYRQSDVPEIAELAWMLNCVTAKGLMNRAHAYKAAVQANEDSGEGDPDKGVTMGLFNYPVLMAADILMFNAHKVPVGRDQVQHIEMARDIAGRFNHIYGEHFVLPEAVISEDTATLSGLDGRKMSKSYDNVIPIFLAEKPFRKLINKIKTNSLEPGVPKDPDTCTLYSIYKAFATPEETTAIRRRYQEGIGWGEMKGVLFEYLNEHLKAARERYDALMEAPEKIEEALREGAAKAREYSAPLMKKVRASVGIRPLSR; encoded by the coding sequence ATGAGCAGCCAATCCATCGTCCTGACCGGCATCACCACCACCGGCACGCCCCACCTCGGCAATTATGTCGGCGCGATCCGTCCGGCCATCGAGGCCAGCCATCGCCACGATGTGCTGCCGTTCTATTTCCTGGCCGATTACCACGCCCTCATCAAATGCCAAGACCCGGAGCGGGTGAACCGCTCCACCCTGGAAATCGCCGCCACCTGGCTGGCGCTGGGGTTGGATACCGCCAACGCGGTGTTCTACCGCCAATCGGATGTGCCGGAAATCGCCGAGCTGGCCTGGATGCTGAATTGCGTCACCGCCAAGGGCTTGATGAACCGCGCCCATGCGTATAAAGCGGCGGTGCAGGCCAACGAGGATTCCGGCGAGGGCGACCCGGACAAGGGCGTGACCATGGGCCTCTTTAATTATCCGGTGCTGATGGCGGCGGATATCCTGATGTTCAACGCCCATAAGGTGCCGGTGGGCCGGGACCAGGTGCAGCATATCGAGATGGCGCGGGATATCGCGGGCCGCTTCAACCATATCTATGGCGAGCATTTCGTGTTGCCGGAAGCGGTCATCAGCGAGGATACCGCCACCTTGTCGGGGCTGGATGGCCGCAAGATGAGCAAGAGCTACGACAACGTCATCCCGATCTTCCTGGCGGAAAAGCCGTTCCGTAAGCTCATCAACAAGATCAAGACCAATTCGCTGGAGCCCGGCGTCCCGAAAGACCCGGATACCTGCACGCTCTATAGCATCTACAAAGCCTTCGCCACCCCGGAGGAAACCACCGCCATCCGCCGCCGTTACCAGGAAGGCATCGGCTGGGGCGAGATGAAGGGCGTGTTGTTCGAGTATCTGAACGAGCATTTGAAAGCGGCGCGGGAGCGCTACGACGCCCTGATGGAAGCGCCGGAGAAGATCGAGGAGGCTTTGCGGGAAGGGGCGGCCAAGGCGCGGGAATATAGCGCGCCCTTGATGAAGAAGGTGCGGGCGAGTGTGGGGATCAGGCCGTTGTCGCGCTGA
- a CDS encoding class I SAM-dependent methyltransferase → MAFSLDQAVPWGRSFEEYRAMFALSEADLQRRILGCGDGPAGFNREWTRRGGAVLSIDPLYACSAGAIADRIAATYPEVMAQTRANAHEFVWDHIASVEALGRVRMAAMREFLADYPRGRAEGRYVEGGLPQLPYADGSFDLALCSHFLFLYSAHFPAEFHWASVRELCRVAAEVRIFPLLELGSARSRHLDGVLERLAGAGFAAEEIRVDYEFQRGGNRMLRIAPRIHQR, encoded by the coding sequence ATGGCGTTCAGCTTGGATCAAGCGGTGCCCTGGGGCCGGTCGTTCGAGGAATACCGGGCGATGTTCGCGTTATCGGAGGCAGATTTGCAGCGCCGGATACTCGGCTGCGGCGACGGCCCGGCCGGCTTCAACCGCGAATGGACCCGGCGCGGCGGCGCGGTGCTGTCGATCGATCCGCTATACGCTTGCTCCGCCGGGGCCATCGCGGACCGCATCGCCGCCACCTATCCCGAAGTCATGGCCCAAACCCGCGCCAACGCCCATGAATTCGTGTGGGACCACATCGCCTCGGTGGAAGCGCTGGGCCGGGTCCGCATGGCGGCGATGCGGGAATTCCTGGCCGACTATCCACGGGGACGGGCCGAAGGCCGCTATGTCGAGGGTGGCCTGCCCCAGTTGCCCTATGCGGACGGCAGCTTCGATTTGGCGCTCTGTTCCCATTTCCTATTCCTCTATAGCGCCCATTTCCCGGCGGAATTCCACTGGGCCTCGGTGCGGGAATTGTGCCGGGTCGCGGCGGAAGTACGCATCTTCCCGCTGCTCGAACTGGGTTCGGCGCGGTCCCGCCATCTGGATGGCGTGCTGGAACGGCTGGCCGGGGCCGGTTTCGCGGCGGAGGAAATCCGGGTGGATTACGAGTTCCAGCGTGGCGGCAACCGCATGTTGCGGATCGCGCCCCGAATTCACCAGCGGTAG
- a CDS encoding DUF423 domain-containing protein: MHRSFLFYAAAAAGLGVALGAFGAHGLKSTLTEAQMATYRTAVDYQMWHALGLGLVGLWAERHPGLKLLRWAGGLMLAGILLFSGSLYLLSLGGGRWLGLITPFGGTAFLAAWLALAIAALRRSGDT; the protein is encoded by the coding sequence ATGCATCGATCCTTCCTATTCTACGCGGCGGCGGCGGCCGGGCTGGGCGTGGCCCTGGGCGCGTTCGGGGCGCACGGACTCAAATCCACGCTGACCGAGGCCCAGATGGCCACCTACCGCACCGCCGTGGATTACCAAATGTGGCACGCCCTGGGGTTGGGCCTCGTCGGCCTATGGGCGGAGCGCCACCCCGGACTCAAATTATTGCGCTGGGCCGGCGGCCTGATGCTGGCCGGGATACTGTTGTTCTCGGGCAGCCTATACCTGCTCAGCCTGGGCGGAGGGCGCTGGCTGGGCCTGATCACGCCCTTCGGCGGCACGGCCTTCCTCGCGGCCTGGCTGGCGCTGGCTATCGCCGCCCTGCGCCGGTCCGGTGACACTTGA
- a CDS encoding PilZ domain-containing protein codes for MLDYEEKRDFIRMQAECKMRYRLAGEETYTDGQCLNLSGSGILFQGPRPLEPGKAAEVHLVPDHKITPPLTAYLEVVRCEAVGDADGPYRIAGAIKGIKDE; via the coding sequence ATGTTGGACTACGAAGAAAAGCGCGATTTCATCCGGATGCAGGCCGAATGCAAAATGCGGTACCGGCTGGCCGGGGAGGAAACTTATACCGACGGCCAATGCCTTAACCTCAGCGGCTCCGGCATCCTGTTCCAAGGCCCGCGGCCGTTGGAACCGGGCAAGGCCGCCGAGGTCCACCTCGTCCCCGACCACAAGATCACCCCGCCCCTGACCGCCTATCTCGAAGTGGTGCGTTGCGAAGCGGTCGGGGACGCCGATGGGCCCTACCGCATCGCCGGGGCGATCAAGGGCATCAAGGACGAATAA
- a CDS encoding ATP-binding SpoIIE family protein phosphatase, with translation MTRSVPMRPRMEDGGKALVLHDDPSGVRPLVAGLEARGFVVVEARSGEAALEGLRRFAPGIVFMDAAAIGQGCHAVARRIKAAAGGCFVPVIVLATPAEAHELVGRMEADRDEDADVDDFLAKPVDPVQLRAKLAVFGRVAQLCRTARAQQEELVFEQELARQVYAKTAMADPAQLAAIHGLQRPASVFSGDILLVERSPSGALHVLVGDFTGHGLAAAIGALPAADVFRGMTAKGFAPAEILVEINRKLRRTLPTGMFLAAALVCLDGEGCWAGIRNSGLPDVLVLGGAAGSLKERVPSSSIPLGILDEIGPCELRWIAVDADDQIVVMTDGIVEARDAQGECFGEQRVWSCLAGGAGAFGRLVDGLDRFTAAAPQEDDLTLAVIPCGGSALDPPVAGTACGEALPPAPGPVAVPVVDWHWELELGAAALKRLDVVPLLVDTLVDLQGLRGCRQPLFTILSELFNNALDHGVLRLESRVKADPEGFARYFRERRERLAGLERGRIHISLAAWPDGDGGRLEIGIEDDGPGFDYERWRRGFRQSPRHGGRGIGLVEDLCESVEFLGAGNRVRAVYRW, from the coding sequence ATGACACGATCCGTTCCGATGCGCCCCCGGATGGAAGACGGTGGCAAGGCGCTGGTGTTGCATGACGACCCGTCCGGTGTCCGTCCGCTGGTGGCCGGCTTGGAGGCGCGGGGTTTCGTGGTGGTCGAGGCGCGTTCCGGCGAAGCCGCCCTCGAAGGGTTGCGGCGGTTTGCCCCCGGTATCGTCTTCATGGACGCCGCCGCTATCGGCCAGGGGTGCCATGCGGTGGCCCGGCGCATCAAGGCGGCGGCGGGCGGGTGCTTCGTGCCGGTGATCGTCCTCGCCACCCCGGCCGAGGCGCACGAACTGGTTGGGCGGATGGAGGCGGACCGGGACGAAGACGCGGACGTGGACGATTTCCTCGCCAAGCCGGTCGATCCGGTGCAACTCCGGGCCAAGCTCGCCGTATTCGGGCGGGTGGCGCAACTGTGCCGCACCGCCCGCGCCCAGCAGGAAGAGTTGGTCTTCGAGCAGGAACTGGCCCGGCAGGTCTATGCCAAGACCGCCATGGCCGATCCCGCCCAACTCGCCGCGATCCATGGCCTACAGCGCCCGGCCTCGGTTTTCAGCGGCGACATCCTCTTGGTCGAGCGCAGCCCTTCCGGCGCCTTGCATGTGTTGGTGGGGGATTTCACCGGGCATGGGCTGGCGGCCGCCATCGGGGCGTTGCCGGCGGCGGATGTGTTCCGCGGCATGACCGCCAAGGGCTTCGCGCCCGCCGAAATCCTGGTCGAGATCAACCGCAAGCTGAGGCGTACCCTGCCCACCGGCATGTTCCTGGCGGCGGCGCTGGTGTGCCTGGACGGGGAGGGGTGCTGGGCCGGCATCCGCAACAGCGGTCTGCCCGATGTGCTGGTGCTGGGCGGGGCGGCGGGGAGCCTCAAGGAGCGCGTGCCTTCGTCCTCGATCCCCCTGGGGATATTGGACGAAATCGGGCCGTGCGAATTGCGCTGGATCGCGGTCGATGCGGACGACCAGATCGTGGTCATGACCGATGGTATCGTCGAGGCCCGCGATGCCCAGGGGGAATGCTTCGGCGAACAGCGGGTCTGGTCCTGCTTGGCGGGGGGCGCGGGCGCGTTCGGGCGTTTGGTGGACGGGCTGGACCGTTTCACCGCCGCCGCGCCCCAGGAGGACGACCTCACCTTGGCGGTGATTCCTTGCGGCGGGTCCGCGCTCGACCCGCCCGTCGCCGGGACGGCCTGTGGGGAAGCCCTCCCGCCCGCGCCCGGCCCGGTGGCGGTCCCGGTGGTCGATTGGCATTGGGAGTTGGAACTGGGCGCCGCCGCCCTCAAGCGCCTGGACGTGGTGCCCTTGCTGGTGGATACCCTGGTCGACCTGCAAGGCTTGAGGGGGTGCCGCCAGCCCTTGTTCACCATCCTGTCGGAGTTGTTCAACAACGCCCTGGACCACGGGGTGCTGCGGCTGGAATCGCGCGTCAAGGCGGACCCGGAAGGCTTCGCCCGCTATTTCCGCGAGCGGCGCGAGCGCCTGGCCGGATTGGAACGGGGCCGCATCCATATCAGCCTCGCGGCCTGGCCGGACGGCGATGGCGGGCGGCTCGAAATCGGGATCGAGGACGACGGGCCGGGCTTCGATTACGAGCGCTGGCGGCGCGGTTTCCGCCAATCCCCGCGCCACGGCGGGCGGGGTATCGGCTTGGTCGAGGATTTGTGCGAGTCGGTGGAGTTCCTGGGGGCGGGGAACCGGGTGCGGGCGGTCTACCGCTGGTGA
- a CDS encoding 6-pyruvoyl trahydropterin synthase family protein, producing the protein MFTITKEVYFCYGHRLMRHPGKCRHLHGHSVKAAITVQAAGLNEQGMVCDFADIARIASDYIDRELDHNLLLHRDDPLVPLLTAAGERYSLLDEHPTAEYLAQLIYRHAQSQGLAVASVTLWETASACATYSEP; encoded by the coding sequence ATGTTCACGATCACCAAAGAAGTCTATTTCTGCTACGGCCACCGCCTGATGCGGCATCCGGGCAAATGCCGCCATTTGCACGGCCATAGCGTCAAGGCCGCCATCACGGTCCAAGCCGCCGGATTGAACGAACAGGGCATGGTCTGCGATTTCGCCGATATCGCCCGCATCGCCTCCGACTATATCGACCGCGAACTCGACCACAACCTCCTCTTGCACCGCGACGACCCGCTGGTCCCGCTACTGACCGCGGCCGGCGAGCGCTACTCGCTGCTGGACGAGCATCCCACGGCGGAATACCTCGCCCAACTCATCTACCGCCACGCCCAAAGCCAGGGACTCGCGGTCGCCAGCGTGACCCTGTGGGAAACCGCCAGCGCCTGCGCCACCTACTCCGAACCCTGA
- a CDS encoding FAD-binding oxidoreductase gives MDHHPNEDALIGPTLPPMAMNRRNFLGVGATLLGGLWAERVFPETADQATLPPKAWRDLELRLQGRLLRPGQAGFASLALPNNLRYASILPEAIAICANAGDIAQCLRWCADHGMPLAARGGGHSYAGYSCTSGLMINLSAINQVGYDKASGRVTVGGGARNGALYSALQAMGRSVTHGRCPTVGAGGFLLGGGIGFDMRANGVGSDKLVSTEVVLADGSLVTASATQNPDLFWACRGGAGGNFGINTAFTLDTFAIDRIVVFSIQWSMVPDDFIATLFQTLEAAPRGLGSRVGLAPGLDAASGARGINVNLLGQFNGSVDELRDILQPVFLMATPTDQIIDRMHYWTGQSYIVDPEGASHYQERSRFVNGGLPEAAIPVIRAWLRRWNLAEGSGLIKFFQTGGAVNDPSADASAFVHRSSQWLASIGIQWQGDQSAAEQQWMHRWQDGFYREITPLAGGGAFQNFVDPSLENWETAYYGTNLPRLRKIKARFDPANLFRFPQSIPPARA, from the coding sequence ATGGATCATCATCCCAACGAAGATGCCCTGATCGGGCCGACCCTTCCCCCCATGGCGATGAACCGCCGCAATTTTCTGGGCGTGGGGGCCACCCTGCTCGGTGGACTCTGGGCCGAACGGGTATTCCCCGAAACAGCAGATCAAGCCACCCTCCCGCCCAAGGCTTGGCGGGACTTGGAACTCCGCCTGCAAGGCCGCTTGCTCCGGCCCGGCCAAGCGGGCTTCGCCAGCCTGGCCTTGCCGAACAACCTCCGCTATGCCTCGATCCTGCCGGAAGCCATCGCCATCTGCGCCAACGCCGGGGACATCGCCCAATGCCTGCGCTGGTGCGCCGACCACGGGATGCCGCTGGCCGCCCGCGGCGGTGGACATTCCTACGCGGGCTATTCCTGTACCTCCGGCTTGATGATCAACCTGTCGGCGATCAACCAAGTCGGCTACGACAAGGCGAGTGGCAGGGTCACGGTGGGCGGGGGAGCCCGCAACGGGGCGCTCTATTCGGCGTTGCAAGCGATGGGACGCTCCGTCACCCATGGCCGCTGCCCCACGGTCGGGGCCGGGGGCTTCCTGCTCGGCGGCGGCATCGGCTTCGATATGCGGGCCAACGGCGTCGGCAGCGACAAGCTGGTCTCCACCGAAGTCGTCCTGGCCGACGGCTCCCTGGTGACGGCCAGCGCCACCCAGAACCCGGACCTGTTCTGGGCCTGCCGCGGCGGGGCCGGCGGCAATTTCGGCATCAACACCGCGTTCACCCTGGACACCTTCGCCATCGACCGGATCGTGGTGTTCTCGATCCAATGGAGCATGGTGCCCGACGACTTCATCGCCACGCTGTTCCAAACCTTGGAAGCGGCCCCGCGCGGCCTGGGGTCGCGGGTCGGCCTCGCGCCGGGCCTGGATGCGGCCAGCGGGGCACGCGGCATCAATGTCAATCTATTAGGACAGTTCAACGGCTCCGTGGACGAGTTGCGGGATATCCTCCAGCCCGTTTTCCTGATGGCGACGCCCACCGATCAAATCATCGACCGCATGCACTACTGGACGGGGCAGAGCTATATCGTCGATCCCGAAGGGGCCAGCCACTACCAGGAACGCTCGCGCTTCGTCAACGGCGGCTTGCCGGAAGCCGCCATCCCCGTCATCCGCGCTTGGCTGAGGCGCTGGAACCTCGCGGAGGGCAGCGGGCTCATCAAGTTTTTCCAGACCGGCGGCGCGGTCAACGACCCCTCGGCGGACGCCAGCGCTTTCGTGCATCGCTCCAGCCAATGGCTGGCATCCATCGGCATCCAATGGCAGGGCGATCAATCCGCCGCGGAACAGCAATGGATGCACCGCTGGCAGGATGGCTTCTACCGGGAAATCACGCCCCTGGCGGGTGGCGGCGCCTTCCAGAACTTCGTCGATCCGTCGTTGGAAAATTGGGAAACCGCCTATTACGGGACCAACCTACCCCGGTTGCGGAAAATCAAGGCCCGTTTCGATCCCGCCAACCTGTTCCGTTTCCCCCAATCCATCCCGCCCGCCCGAGCCTGA
- a CDS encoding DUF1249 domain-containing protein produces the protein MSAFHPLDKAFWLHRVCESNYQKLSDLIPGLAGIEASATALAGGKPALHLHVLERSRYTLLLELTHAFAPGQGMALEPKVRIRVCLDAKTAEALCDTHHPSVWEALEAAPSPRRVLDYKWGLNYFLARWLDHCLSSDYRFGETRAGQETCLAVS, from the coding sequence ATGAGCGCCTTCCACCCCCTGGACAAGGCTTTCTGGCTGCACCGGGTGTGCGAGTCCAATTACCAAAAGCTCTCCGACCTCATCCCCGGCCTCGCCGGGATCGAGGCGTCCGCCACCGCCCTGGCCGGCGGCAAGCCCGCCCTGCACCTGCATGTGCTGGAACGCTCCCGCTATACCCTGCTGCTGGAACTGACCCACGCCTTCGCCCCCGGCCAGGGCATGGCGCTGGAACCCAAGGTCAGGATCAGGGTCTGCCTGGACGCCAAGACCGCCGAGGCGCTGTGCGACACCCACCACCCATCGGTCTGGGAGGCGCTGGAGGCCGCGCCCAGCCCGCGCCGGGTGCTGGATTACAAATGGGGGCTGAATTATTTCCTGGCCCGCTGGCTGGACCATTGCCTGTCCAGCGATTACCGCTTCGGCGAAACGCGGGCCGGGCAGGAAACTTGCTTGGCGGTATCCTAG